Part of the Streptomyces europaeiscabiei genome is shown below.
CCAGCCCGGTACCGCGCCGCCCGGGGCGTGCAGGGCGGGGCCCTGGGTCATTTCGAGGGCGAAGTCGTCGGCGAGGACGAGGATCGTGGGACGGCCCTCCAGTTCCGCGAGCCAGGCGGGGGGCAGGGCGGTCTCGCCGTGGAGGGCGCCGAGGAGGCCGCCCGTCAGGGCGCCGGCGGCTCCGGAGGGACCTCCGTGGTTGACGGCGAGGCACAGGCCGTGGCGTATGTCCTCGCCGACCAGGGCGCAGTACACGGCGACCGCGAGCAGGCCCGCCGCCGCGCCGTCACCGGCGATCTGCTCGACGACGGCCGGGGACGGCGGGCCCTGGCGGACGGCGGTGACGGCCTGTTGCAGGGCCTCGGAGACGGGCTGGTGGCCGGGGCGTGCGGCCAGCAGGACCAGGGTCTTCTGGACGGCGGCGTCGAGGCCCTCGCCCCGCGCGAGGGCGTGGACGATGACGGCGTAGGAGCCGGCGGCCAGATAGGCGGTGGGGGCGCCGTGGGTCTGCGCCGCGCACTCGACGGCCAGTTGGAAGACCAACTGGGGTTCCCAGCCGACGAGGAGACCGAAGGGGGCGGAGCGGGCGGCGGCCTCGGCGCCGGACGCGCCGGGGTTCTTGGGGGCGTCGAGGGTGCCCATGGTCCCGTCGGAGAAGCCGAGGAGGCAGATGAGGGAGGGGTCACGGCGGGCGTAGAGCCACTCCTCGCGGGCGAGCCAGCCGTCGTCCTTGCGGCGTTCGTCGGGGCCCCAGTCCCGCTGGGTCGCGGCCCAGCGCAGATAGGCCCGGTGCAGATCGGTCGGCGGGTGCCACACGCCGGTGTCGCGGCGGACCTGGGCGCGGATCAGGCCGTCCACGGTGAACAGGGTGAGCTGGGTGAGGTCGGTGATCGCGCCGCGTCTGCCGTACGCGGAGGCCAGATCCGTCAGCCACTCCGGACCGTACGCCTCACCGATCTGCGACAGGGTGAGCTGGTCGACCGGCGCGCCCAGCGCGTCACCGACGGCCGCGCCCAGCAGCGTTCCGCGCACCCGGCTGCGGAAGTCCTGCTGCTCGACCCGCCCCCAGACGGCACCGGCTGTCGCACCCACCCCGGCCTCCTCACGGCCCTTACCCGACCCGTACGTCAGTACGTCCATACATACGTACGCCCGTACGGCTCGACAGTCCAGCACTGTAATCGAACGGGAACGGTCGGCTCAGGGGTCTCACAGAGCGCTAAACATTTCTTAATGCGCAACTGCTCAGACTGTTCGGTCGGTCCGGACTCCCGACGATCAGCTGTCAACAGGCGGCGAACCCGGATCCCACTCTCGGAGAATCCGTGCGCCGGCGCAACAGCCGTCACCGGTCCGTTCACGCCGTTTCACTCCGGACGGTCCGAGCGGTCAGAACCGTCCGAGCGGTCCGAGCGGTCCGGCCGGGCCGCCGCCTCCGTGGCCCGGTCGTGCACGTCCGCGATCAACGGGTCGCCGGGGCGCAGCGCCCGCGCCCGCCCCGCATCGGCCAACGCTCGTCCGGTGTCGCCGAGTTCGAGGTGGAGCGCGGCTCGGTGGCGCAGGGCCCAGGCGTACTCCGGGAGGAGGGCGACCG
Proteins encoded:
- a CDS encoding ADP-ribosylglycohydrolase family protein; translation: MGATAGAVWGRVEQQDFRSRVRGTLLGAAVGDALGAPVDQLTLSQIGEAYGPEWLTDLASAYGRRGAITDLTQLTLFTVDGLIRAQVRRDTGVWHPPTDLHRAYLRWAATQRDWGPDERRKDDGWLAREEWLYARRDPSLICLLGFSDGTMGTLDAPKNPGASGAEAAARSAPFGLLVGWEPQLVFQLAVECAAQTHGAPTAYLAAGSYAVIVHALARGEGLDAAVQKTLVLLAARPGHQPVSEALQQAVTAVRQGPPSPAVVEQIAGDGAAAGLLAVAVYCALVGEDIRHGLCLAVNHGGPSGAAGALTGGLLGALHGETALPPAWLAELEGRPTILVLADDFALEMTQGPALHAPGGAVPGWLTRYPRA